DNA from Cetobacterium somerae ATCC BAA-474:
TCTTATTATTTTCTTTGGTGCTTTAATCTCTGTATTATACCATTTAGGAATTATGCAATTAGTTATCAAATATATCGGTGGTGGAATATCAAAACTTTTAGGAACTAAAGAAGCTGAATCTGTATCTGCTGCTGCAAATATTTTTCTTGGTCAAACTGAAGCACCACTAGTTATAAAACCTTATATAGCAAATTTAAGTAGATCGCAACTTTTTGCTGTTTTAACTTGTGGAGTTGCCTCTGTTTCTGGTTCTACTCTTGCTGCATATGCTGCTTTAGGTGTTCCTATGAAATATTTAATTGCTGGTTCTTTCATGGCCGCTCCAAGTGGATTAGTTTTCGCTAAACTAATCATGCCTGAAACTCAAGCTGAATCAGAAGATGAAAAAATTGAGTTTACAAAAAGTGATTCTGTTAATGTTATCGAAGCTGCTGCAAAGGGAACTATTGATGGTATGAACATCGCTCTTATAATCGGAGCTATTTTAATATCATTCATCGCTCTAGTTTCTCTAGTAAACATGATTTTAGGTGGAATTGGAGATCTATTTGGAATCCAACTTACTCTTCAAACAATTTTAGGTTATATTTTTGCTCCTATAACTTATGCTATGGGTATTCCATGGCACGAAGCTGTTTATACAGGAAGTTTATTAGGACAAAAAATGGTACTTAATGAGTTTGTTGCCTATGTAGATTTCACAAAAAACATAGCTGGACTTTCTGAAAAAACAATAGCTATTATGAGTTTCGCTTTACTTGGATTCGCTAACGTAGCCTCTTTAGGACTTCAAATTGGAGCTTTAGGAGCTATCGCCCCTAATAGAAGAAGTGAAATTGC
Protein-coding regions in this window:
- a CDS encoding NupC/NupG family nucleoside CNT transporter, whose amino-acid sequence is MSILRSIFGIFVILFLGYLLSYDRKNIKWRTIIAGFALQFCFAFIVMKTSGGAYILESVSNGFNKIIAQANEGIQFVFGGLYTPGTNIAFVFAFNVLPLIIFFGALISVLYHLGIMQLVIKYIGGGISKLLGTKEAESVSAAANIFLGQTEAPLVIKPYIANLSRSQLFAVLTCGVASVSGSTLAAYAALGVPMKYLIAGSFMAAPSGLVFAKLIMPETQAESEDEKIEFTKSDSVNVIEAAAKGTIDGMNIALIIGAILISFIALVSLVNMILGGIGDLFGIQLTLQTILGYIFAPITYAMGIPWHEAVYTGSLLGQKMVLNEFVAYVDFTKNIAGLSEKTIAIMSFALLGFANVASLGLQIGALGAIAPNRRSEIAQVGMRAVLAGFLASLLNGVIAGVFF